From one Puniceicoccales bacterium genomic stretch:
- the ftsH gene encoding ATP-dependent zinc metalloprotease FtsH, with protein sequence MLLIAIIFTLWSSFSQHDSVKVSWSINQAMEASEDGKIVFGLIQQDPSKGEHWYRLYGKAKSEAPIRLLNGKIVDFVDFEAQGRLTSARFNRLIDSSSNWHEKPSSTLLTDLLLSVLPFLIVLFIFYLLFARQMRTAGKSAMSFGKSKAKLLVKSENKKTFADVAGCDEAKEEMAGIVDFLKNPKKFQDIGGRIPKGCLMVGPPGTGKTLLAQAIAGEADVPFFSISGSDFVEMFVGVGAARVRDMFEQGRKNAPCIVFIDEIDAVGRHRGAGLGGGNDEREQTLNSILVEMDGFDGRDGVIIIAATNRPDVLDAALLRPGRFDRQIVIDLPDLNGRLEILKVHAAKVKLAKNVSLAEIARGTSGFSGADLENLLNESALLAARFDKKEIERIDVDEARDKISFGRERKKLMDKKDKIITAYHEAGHAVVQVLVDDGNLPVHKVTIIPRGQSLGSTMFIPKKDILNYSRSSSLSRICCLMGGRVAEELEFSEITSGAAADIKSATKVARHMVCDWGMSPLGPVAYGENQDHIFLGREITRTQNYSEKTAQQIDSEIFKIIDEEYLRAKKILTEKRDCLKKLAEALLRYETVDGRLVYELIKHGEFRSRIVSNRRSTKKKTELPKGDNSKSSDGKSGNDCGAKDAESRS encoded by the coding sequence ATGTTGTTGATTGCCATTATATTTACGTTGTGGTCAAGTTTCTCACAGCATGACAGCGTGAAGGTTTCATGGTCCATAAATCAGGCCATGGAGGCTTCGGAAGATGGTAAAATTGTGTTTGGTTTGATACAACAGGATCCTTCCAAAGGCGAACATTGGTATCGATTGTATGGCAAAGCAAAATCCGAGGCGCCAATCAGGTTGCTCAATGGCAAAATCGTTGATTTCGTGGACTTTGAAGCCCAAGGTCGTCTGACCAGTGCTCGATTCAATAGGCTCATAGATTCATCGTCCAATTGGCATGAAAAGCCTAGCAGTACGCTTCTTACTGATTTACTGCTGAGTGTGTTACCGTTCCTGATTGTGCTATTTATATTCTATCTTTTGTTTGCCAGACAAATGCGCACCGCCGGGAAAAGTGCCATGAGTTTTGGCAAAAGCAAGGCTAAATTGTTGGTTAAGTCCGAGAATAAGAAGACTTTTGCTGACGTTGCTGGTTGCGATGAGGCCAAAGAGGAGATGGCTGGAATTGTTGATTTCCTAAAAAATCCGAAAAAATTCCAGGATATTGGAGGGCGTATACCGAAGGGGTGTTTGATGGTTGGGCCGCCGGGAACCGGTAAAACACTATTGGCTCAAGCCATTGCCGGAGAAGCAGATGTGCCATTTTTTAGCATAAGTGGTTCGGATTTCGTCGAAATGTTTGTCGGTGTGGGTGCGGCTAGGGTCAGAGATATGTTCGAGCAGGGTAGGAAAAATGCTCCGTGCATAGTGTTCATAGATGAGATCGATGCCGTTGGGCGCCATCGTGGTGCGGGACTTGGCGGTGGCAACGATGAACGGGAACAGACGCTGAATTCCATATTGGTTGAAATGGATGGTTTCGATGGCCGTGATGGGGTGATAATCATTGCTGCGACCAATCGTCCCGATGTGCTTGATGCGGCATTGTTGCGCCCCGGAAGATTTGATCGCCAAATAGTTATAGATCTGCCAGACTTGAATGGTCGTCTCGAAATTCTGAAGGTGCATGCCGCGAAAGTGAAGTTAGCAAAAAATGTCAGCTTGGCGGAAATTGCTCGGGGGACTTCAGGTTTTTCCGGTGCAGATTTGGAGAATTTGCTTAATGAATCGGCATTGTTGGCCGCTAGGTTCGATAAGAAGGAAATTGAGCGGATCGATGTGGATGAAGCCAGGGATAAAATTTCCTTTGGACGTGAACGCAAGAAGTTGATGGACAAGAAGGACAAGATTATCACTGCCTATCACGAAGCTGGCCATGCCGTTGTCCAGGTGCTAGTTGACGACGGCAATTTACCAGTCCATAAGGTCACGATTATTCCTCGAGGACAAAGCCTTGGCAGTACGATGTTTATACCAAAAAAAGACATTTTGAATTACTCGAGATCAAGTTCATTGAGCCGAATTTGCTGTTTAATGGGCGGTCGTGTGGCTGAAGAATTGGAGTTTTCTGAGATTACCAGTGGTGCCGCTGCGGACATAAAATCAGCGACGAAAGTTGCGCGCCATATGGTTTGCGATTGGGGGATGAGTCCATTGGGGCCGGTGGCCTACGGTGAAAATCAGGATCATATTTTCCTTGGCCGCGAGATAACCAGGACCCAAAACTATAGCGAAAAGACTGCCCAGCAAATAGATAGCGAAATTTTCAAGATAATAGATGAAGAGTATTTGAGGGCTAAAAAAATTCTCACCGAAAAACGCGATTGCTTGAAAAAACTTGCCGAGGCGTTGCTTCGCTATGAAACCGTCGATGGTCGTTTGGTTTATGAGTTGATTAAACATGGTGAATTCAGATCTAGAATTGTGTCTAATCGCAGGTCGACCAAAAAGAAAACCGAACTTCCAAAGGGTGATAATTCGAAAAGTAGTGATGGAAAATCTGGCAATGATTGTGGCGCCAAAGATGCTGAATCGAGGAGCTAG
- a CDS encoding 6-phosphofructokinase, whose protein sequence is MASKSHFISQELGIMSDSLIGNLLIIQHGCNSVVSNAILSGIVTEALNSECIQEILGSINGIQGLTLGNFIDLASEQQQTMLDLQHSAGAILGTHIHGAISTNDLENMLNQIEKNNIRFIFNIGAQEAQTFSEQIALLATENNYELRVIGLPETIENNLPITDHCLGYGSAIKLLATALQESSNVLQSSGLRNAVEIFEIGGHDPSWLVAGSVLARKVSQRNAPHLIYLPTTTLNNDVLLDQVSDLLKSSNFCTIVTASRLTDDNGNPIATNAASAADAIKNAIIEELDVHATIVKLETLLRGFSVLTSAIDLKEAIEAGSKAVEFSLNGANKKMLTLLRADASKYSVEYGLADLSNIVGRDKPIPPNWLSENHEPTTSFIKYASQLIQGESAQPFVSGLPKSISLKKIEFP, encoded by the coding sequence ATGGCTAGCAAAAGCCACTTTATATCTCAGGAACTTGGTATTATGTCTGATTCTTTGATAGGAAATTTACTTATTATCCAACACGGATGCAATTCAGTTGTAAGCAATGCTATTTTATCTGGCATCGTAACTGAAGCGCTTAATAGTGAGTGCATTCAAGAAATTCTTGGAAGCATAAATGGTATCCAAGGTTTAACTTTGGGAAATTTTATAGATCTGGCATCCGAACAACAGCAAACCATGCTCGACCTGCAACATTCTGCCGGAGCGATACTTGGCACTCACATCCATGGAGCGATATCTACCAATGACCTGGAAAATATGCTGAATCAGATAGAAAAGAATAATATTCGGTTCATTTTCAATATCGGCGCCCAGGAAGCTCAGACTTTTTCTGAACAAATTGCCCTGCTTGCCACAGAAAATAACTACGAACTAAGGGTAATTGGCCTGCCAGAAACCATAGAAAATAACCTGCCCATCACCGACCATTGTCTTGGCTATGGCAGCGCAATAAAATTACTGGCTACAGCACTGCAAGAGTCATCTAATGTACTGCAATCAAGTGGGTTACGCAACGCTGTAGAGATCTTTGAAATCGGAGGTCATGACCCATCCTGGCTGGTGGCTGGAAGTGTATTGGCACGCAAAGTATCTCAACGAAATGCTCCCCATCTGATATATTTACCCACCACCACACTCAACAATGATGTTCTGTTGGATCAGGTTAGCGATCTACTGAAATCGAGTAATTTTTGCACCATCGTAACGGCAAGCCGTCTAACCGATGATAATGGCAATCCCATCGCCACCAATGCCGCCAGCGCTGCCGATGCCATAAAAAACGCTATAATTGAAGAACTTGACGTACATGCAACCATCGTAAAACTCGAAACACTTCTAAGAGGATTTTCCGTCCTCACATCCGCCATAGACCTAAAAGAGGCCATAGAAGCCGGTAGCAAAGCTGTAGAATTTTCCCTAAATGGAGCCAACAAAAAAATGCTTACTCTGCTCAGAGCAGATGCGAGCAAATATTCCGTAGAATATGGCCTGGCCGATCTAAGCAACATTGTCGGACGAGATAAACCAATACCGCCCAACTGGTTATCTGAAAATCACGAACCTACAACTAGCTTCATAAAATACGCCTCTCAATTAATCCAAGGAGAAAGCGCACAACCATTTGTCAGTGGTCTACCTAAATCCATATCTCTAAAAAAAATAGAATTCCCATAA
- the ispG gene encoding (E)-4-hydroxy-3-methylbut-2-enyl-diphosphate synthase, with amino-acid sequence MHRRKSREVFLGNMGLGGNNPIRVQSMTNTKTEAIEASISQIKKLYHVGCEIVRLAVTSTRSCAALGDIRSKLKAYGLIVPLVADVHFSKKIAFEALKYADKVRINPGNFLHSDRNSLLKNRAENIANSFGAFVIAAKNAGKSIRIGVNQGSLDGHIIENFGNGPAGLVESAIEFATVAIDRGFQDMVFSFKSSCVSTMVETYELACQRFNKIGFDFPMHVGVTEAGDGSMARVKSAIGIGSLLLKGIGDTMRVSLTGDPVDEIGVAYEILQACGVRKTMVEYVACPSCGRTQFDLAKTLCAIKLATARFSGLKIAVMGCIVNGIGEMGDADFGYVGGLPGKIDLYKSGQCVKRSIDEKDAVNELVALISSEINP; translated from the coding sequence ATGCATCGACGGAAGAGTAGGGAGGTTTTTTTGGGAAATATGGGTCTTGGCGGAAATAATCCAATAAGAGTTCAATCCATGACGAATACGAAAACCGAAGCGATAGAGGCTTCCATTTCCCAGATAAAGAAGCTTTATCATGTTGGTTGTGAGATAGTTAGGCTTGCGGTTACGTCAACACGTTCCTGTGCAGCTTTGGGTGATATCCGCAGCAAATTGAAAGCCTATGGGTTGATTGTGCCATTGGTGGCCGATGTTCATTTTTCAAAAAAAATCGCCTTCGAGGCACTGAAATATGCAGATAAGGTCAGGATAAATCCTGGGAATTTTTTACATTCGGATCGAAATTCGTTGCTAAAGAACAGAGCTGAAAATATTGCTAACTCCTTTGGTGCGTTTGTGATAGCGGCCAAGAATGCGGGGAAAAGCATTCGAATTGGTGTAAATCAAGGGTCATTGGATGGCCATATAATAGAAAATTTTGGGAATGGGCCGGCGGGGTTGGTTGAGAGCGCCATCGAGTTTGCGACTGTGGCCATTGATCGCGGATTCCAAGATATGGTTTTTTCATTCAAATCCAGTTGTGTGTCCACGATGGTTGAGACCTATGAGCTTGCCTGTCAAAGATTTAATAAAATTGGATTCGATTTTCCGATGCATGTGGGTGTGACCGAAGCTGGTGACGGTTCTATGGCCAGAGTTAAGAGCGCCATTGGAATAGGATCGTTGTTGTTGAAGGGGATAGGTGACACAATGCGAGTTTCTTTAACCGGTGATCCGGTCGACGAGATAGGCGTTGCCTATGAAATTCTGCAGGCCTGTGGTGTTCGAAAAACGATGGTCGAGTACGTGGCCTGTCCCTCCTGCGGTCGCACGCAGTTCGATTTAGCAAAAACTCTTTGTGCCATAAAGCTGGCTACGGCAAGGTTTTCTGGTTTGAAAATTGCTGTGATGGGGTGTATAGTGAATGGCATTGGAGAGATGGGTGATGCGGATTTCGGTTATGTGGGAGGATTGCCGGGTAAGATAGATTT
- the tilS gene encoding tRNA lysidine(34) synthetase TilS encodes MNKYVAMEEVSNHDWSRYAQKLCHLIPRNRLEWSAINFLKSSHSLGVGCSGGMDSVCLLLLIYGYFGQSNEVIVLHYNHNTRAEETDADELFVTNIAFSLGLRVFSEKRKKSNVNSEEALRRDRYGFFLNLMRSIGCNCLILGHHLDDMIESMLMRLAKGYGLKALASPFALQRFADHMRVRPMINIKRSFIEQSLKTAEIPWREDPSNHCDLYLRNRLRCCIRKDFDRLFRVRDWRNGFAMARQLMAEDSEALDQIASMVPVSVEAEELDLTELRSMPRAIIRRILITWLENNNLVNMARRKHLDAIMGYIINEDEKILSCTTAKTMVVKRDRIIITQVNEAETYDGFKFCHWVYGDLYLPSGVLRRRGVRLDSISELFTDDSSLVRLALRSDAELMVRSWLPGDAYVPFGLDGCKKLKKCFCERKIPVSMRKILPVVVDASGEILWVPGLPIGNGPRIKSNDMMALELTFFSR; translated from the coding sequence GTGAATAAGTATGTTGCTATGGAAGAAGTTAGCAATCATGATTGGAGTCGCTATGCACAGAAATTGTGCCATTTGATCCCTAGGAATAGATTGGAATGGTCTGCGATTAATTTCTTGAAATCTAGCCATTCCTTGGGCGTAGGTTGTTCCGGTGGAATGGATTCGGTTTGTTTGTTGCTGCTGATCTATGGCTACTTTGGCCAAAGTAATGAGGTGATCGTTTTGCATTATAATCACAATACCCGCGCCGAAGAAACCGATGCCGATGAACTATTTGTCACAAATATTGCCTTTTCGCTTGGCCTAAGGGTTTTTTCTGAAAAAAGAAAAAAATCCAATGTCAATTCCGAAGAAGCTTTGCGGCGGGATCGATATGGCTTCTTTTTGAACCTAATGCGTTCAATTGGTTGTAATTGCCTAATTCTTGGCCATCATCTGGACGACATGATCGAGTCGATGCTTATGAGATTAGCGAAAGGCTATGGCCTAAAAGCTTTGGCATCACCATTTGCGCTGCAAAGGTTTGCGGATCATATGCGCGTTAGACCGATGATTAATATAAAAAGAAGTTTCATCGAGCAATCGCTGAAAACTGCTGAAATTCCATGGAGAGAGGATCCCAGCAACCATTGCGATTTGTATTTGCGCAATCGCCTAAGATGTTGTATTCGAAAGGATTTTGATAGGCTTTTTCGGGTTAGAGATTGGCGAAATGGCTTTGCCATGGCCAGACAATTGATGGCCGAAGATTCGGAGGCATTGGACCAGATCGCATCGATGGTTCCGGTTTCTGTTGAGGCTGAAGAACTTGATCTGACAGAGCTAAGGTCAATGCCCAGAGCCATCATTAGGCGCATTTTGATTACCTGGTTAGAGAACAATAATCTTGTTAATATGGCTAGGCGTAAGCACTTAGATGCCATTATGGGCTATATCATAAATGAGGATGAAAAAATTCTGAGCTGTACTACGGCCAAGACGATGGTGGTGAAGCGCGATCGCATAATTATTACACAAGTCAATGAGGCAGAAACATATGATGGATTTAAATTTTGCCATTGGGTTTATGGCGATCTTTATTTACCTTCGGGGGTTTTGAGGCGAAGAGGAGTTCGGTTAGATTCTATTAGTGAGCTATTTACGGATGATAGTTCGTTAGTAAGATTGGCATTGAGATCCGATGCAGAGTTGATGGTGAGAAGTTGGTTACCGGGAGATGCCTATGTGCCGTTCGGTTTAGATGGTTGTAAAAAGCTAAAAAAATGTTTCTGTGAGCGAAAAATCCCAGTAAGTATGCGAAAAATACTGCCGGTGGTGGTCGATGCAAGTGGTGAAATTTTATGGGTACCTGGCCTGCCAATTGGGAATGGTCCTAGGATAAAATCTAATGATATGATGGCTCTAGAGTTGACATTCTTCAGCCGATAA
- the trxA gene encoding thioredoxin, translated as MLTSGIFLFDPVAVKSERIINLTNENFEAMVDLSAKPMVIDFWAPWCGPCRALGPILDSIAEENDDIVVCKVNIEEEAKLAEKFNVTRIPTLVFFKDGKQVDRTVGGMTKMAILCKLK; from the coding sequence GTGTTGACTAGCGGTATTTTTTTATTTGATCCTGTGGCAGTGAAGTCCGAAAGAATTATTAATTTAACGAATGAAAATTTTGAGGCTATGGTTGATTTGTCGGCCAAACCAATGGTGATAGATTTTTGGGCGCCGTGGTGTGGCCCTTGTCGAGCCCTGGGGCCGATTTTGGATTCAATTGCCGAAGAAAATGATGATATTGTTGTTTGTAAAGTGAATATCGAAGAAGAGGCTAAGTTGGCTGAAAAGTTTAATGTGACGAGGATACCGACGTTGGTATTTTTTAAGGATGGAAAACAGGTTGACAGAACCGTTGGCGGAATGACAAAGATGGCGATTTTATGTAAGTTGAAGTGA
- the rho gene encoding transcription termination factor Rho — protein MRHEYMEEILVKDCPVDNLRQFSGIVDMEPGGRYGQLIPLNANGKQRLEYPYIGKDSITRFRLKKGMELEAFVLPRVDFPNPKVVQVVSIDGLPSGKRSAMRRFEDLTIIAPNEWLNLEVEDGELSNRMIDFFCPIGKGQRGLVVAPPRTGKTTLLQNIARGIKENHRDCHLIIALVDERPEEVTDFQRSVQAELYASSNDEDRYRQIMVAELAIERAKRLVEVGKDVVILLDSITRLARAYNAIQSSGRTMSGGVDVRALERPRQLFSAARNVENGGSLTLIATALVGTGSKMDDLIFQEFKGTGNMEVVLDRKIADMRLYPAIDINSSGTRKEELLLPGEVLGKISSLRKALSGLKSDEAIDALINRMKKTKNNKEFLILLKSALDR, from the coding sequence ATGCGGCATGAATATATGGAAGAAATTTTAGTGAAGGATTGCCCTGTGGATAATTTGAGGCAATTTTCAGGGATTGTAGATATGGAGCCCGGTGGACGATATGGTCAGCTTATTCCATTGAATGCCAACGGCAAACAGCGTTTGGAGTATCCCTATATAGGGAAGGATTCCATCACGAGGTTTAGGCTTAAGAAGGGTATGGAATTGGAAGCATTTGTTTTGCCGCGTGTGGATTTTCCCAATCCGAAAGTTGTGCAGGTGGTCAGTATAGATGGCTTGCCCAGTGGTAAACGTAGTGCAATGCGGCGCTTTGAAGATTTGACCATCATTGCTCCAAATGAATGGCTGAATCTTGAGGTGGAAGATGGTGAATTAAGCAATCGAATGATTGATTTTTTTTGTCCCATTGGCAAAGGGCAGCGTGGATTAGTGGTGGCGCCGCCTCGAACTGGTAAGACAACTTTATTACAAAACATAGCCCGAGGCATTAAAGAAAATCACAGAGATTGTCATCTGATTATTGCATTGGTAGATGAACGGCCAGAGGAGGTTACGGATTTTCAACGCAGTGTCCAGGCTGAGCTCTATGCTTCGTCGAATGATGAGGATAGGTACAGGCAGATTATGGTGGCTGAGCTGGCCATTGAAAGAGCAAAAAGGTTGGTAGAGGTTGGCAAAGATGTGGTGATTTTATTGGATTCAATTACAAGGCTGGCAAGGGCTTATAATGCCATACAGTCCAGCGGCAGAACCATGTCTGGTGGAGTGGATGTGCGAGCTTTGGAAAGGCCCAGGCAGTTATTTTCAGCGGCACGTAATGTGGAAAATGGAGGAAGTTTGACGTTGATTGCTACGGCACTGGTCGGAACTGGTAGCAAAATGGATGATCTTATCTTCCAAGAATTTAAAGGTACTGGGAATATGGAAGTGGTATTGGATAGGAAAATTGCCGATATGCGATTATATCCGGCCATAGATATAAATTCGTCTGGTACCAGAAAGGAGGAGCTGTTGCTGCCCGGCGAGGTTTTGGGAAAAATTTCGTCGCTCAGGAAAGCTCTTAGCGGATTAAAATCCGATGAGGCCATCGATGCACTTATAAATAGAATGAAAAAAACAAAAAATAACAAAGAATTCTTGATTTTGTTGAAAAGCGCACTAGATCGATGA
- the sufC gene encoding Fe-S cluster assembly ATPase SufC, with translation MAAIDLKNLAVETHNKLLIHNLSMLIPKGEVHGLMGPNGAGKSSLAKAISGHPDYKITAGNLTIDGINIIGLKPDEIARQGLFLAFQYPVEIEGVTVANLIRTSLHSMAIDKKISVQEFYKNLYSCMDKLELNRSLSARQLNMGFSGGEKKRCEILQLMMLKPKVAILDEPDSGLDMDAIKIMTNGINSMRDNDFSALIITHYPKLLDSINPDKIHIMAQGKIIHSGDKSILKELEAHGYHWLDKDA, from the coding sequence ATGGCCGCCATCGATCTTAAAAATTTAGCCGTGGAAACGCACAATAAGTTGCTAATCCATAACCTCTCAATGCTAATACCAAAGGGTGAAGTGCATGGACTCATGGGCCCCAATGGCGCCGGCAAAAGCTCGCTGGCAAAGGCCATTTCCGGCCATCCGGATTATAAAATCACCGCTGGCAACCTTACCATCGATGGAATAAATATCATAGGCCTCAAACCAGATGAAATTGCTCGCCAAGGATTATTTTTGGCCTTTCAATATCCAGTTGAAATAGAAGGAGTTACGGTTGCAAATTTAATAAGAACATCCCTCCATTCCATGGCCATCGATAAAAAAATCAGCGTTCAGGAATTTTATAAAAACCTCTACAGCTGCATGGATAAACTCGAACTGAACCGATCGCTTTCGGCAAGGCAGCTGAACATGGGTTTTTCCGGCGGCGAAAAAAAACGCTGCGAAATCCTGCAATTGATGATGTTAAAACCAAAAGTTGCTATCCTGGATGAGCCCGACAGTGGCCTCGACATGGATGCGATAAAAATCATGACAAACGGCATTAACTCTATGAGAGATAACGACTTCAGTGCACTTATCATAACCCATTATCCGAAACTTTTAGACAGCATAAATCCGGATAAAATCCATATCATGGCCCAGGGAAAAATAATTCATTCCGGCGATAAATCCATCCTAAAAGAGCTGGAAGCCCACGGCTATCATTGGCTGGACAAAGACGCATAA
- the sufB gene encoding Fe-S cluster assembly protein SufB, producing the protein MNISNNLEELSDHGDFHYNTSYEYDAGLGLSEKTIEYISKTKSEDDWLLAFRKKAYEIFKTLALPTALKKDNIDFNNIRYYLSKGNESKRSWDEVPTEIKKTFDRLGIPEKEKKYLAGVEAQFDSESAYSRIKDTLAKDGVIFVDSTIGLKNYPEIFKKFFGTVVPAADNKFSALNSAVFSGGSFIYVPPGVKVKQPLQAYFRINAKNFGQFERTLIVVDEGAELTYMEGCTAPKFETTALHAAVVEIIAKKNSKLQYITAQNWSNNVYNLVTKRGLAYENAEIKWIDCNIGSKKTMKYPCIILSEERAKGEILSVAIASHNQLQDTGAKIIHQASSTTSNILSKSISIGTGLASYKGLVNICENASNCRNNTRCDALLINQNSRTETYPIITVCGGRKNYLQHEASISKIDDEKLYYLQQRGIREKQAISLIINGFVNDLINEFPLEYGIEIKRLIELEIDS; encoded by the coding sequence ATGAATATCAGCAACAATTTAGAGGAATTATCAGACCATGGCGATTTTCACTATAATACAAGCTACGAATACGATGCTGGCCTTGGACTGTCCGAAAAAACCATAGAATACATATCTAAGACAAAATCCGAAGACGACTGGCTGCTGGCATTCAGAAAAAAAGCCTATGAAATCTTTAAAACACTGGCCCTGCCCACAGCTCTGAAAAAAGATAATATCGACTTTAACAACATAAGATACTATCTATCAAAAGGTAATGAATCAAAAAGATCCTGGGATGAGGTACCCACCGAAATCAAGAAAACCTTCGATCGATTGGGCATTCCTGAAAAAGAAAAAAAATATCTCGCCGGCGTCGAAGCGCAATTCGACAGCGAATCCGCCTACTCGCGAATAAAAGATACCCTGGCAAAGGACGGAGTAATATTCGTCGACTCCACCATCGGCCTGAAAAATTATCCTGAAATTTTCAAAAAATTTTTCGGCACCGTCGTCCCAGCGGCAGACAACAAATTCAGCGCGCTGAACAGTGCAGTTTTCAGCGGCGGCAGTTTTATTTACGTCCCACCTGGCGTCAAAGTCAAACAGCCGCTCCAAGCATATTTTAGAATAAATGCCAAAAACTTCGGCCAATTCGAACGCACCTTAATCGTTGTGGATGAAGGGGCTGAGTTGACATACATGGAAGGTTGTACTGCTCCGAAATTCGAAACAACAGCCCTACATGCCGCCGTCGTCGAAATAATCGCCAAAAAAAATTCCAAACTGCAATATATCACTGCACAAAATTGGTCGAATAATGTATATAACCTTGTCACTAAGAGAGGCTTAGCTTACGAAAACGCAGAAATAAAATGGATCGATTGCAACATAGGATCCAAAAAAACCATGAAGTATCCATGCATAATTCTATCCGAAGAGCGAGCCAAAGGGGAAATACTATCGGTGGCCATCGCGTCCCATAACCAATTGCAAGACACCGGCGCCAAGATCATACACCAAGCCAGCTCAACCACTTCAAATATTTTATCCAAATCCATATCCATCGGCACAGGCCTGGCATCCTATAAAGGCCTTGTAAATATCTGCGAAAATGCATCAAATTGCCGCAACAATACACGCTGCGATGCCCTTCTAATAAATCAAAATAGCCGCACTGAAACCTATCCAATCATTACCGTATGCGGCGGCAGAAAGAATTACCTGCAACATGAAGCAAGCATCTCTAAAATAGACGATGAAAAATTGTACTACCTGCAACAAAGAGGCATTCGAGAAAAGCAAGCTATCAGCCTGATAATCAATGGGTTTGTCAATGATCTCATCAATGAATTTCCACTGGAATATGGCATTGAAATCAAAAGACTGATAGAATTGGAAATCGATTCCTAA
- a CDS encoding LOG family protein, with product MRDRVEAVGRDMVRPIEHIKNKGISGAIVFWGSARIPSPEEAAKMLTDKAINGDAMQKVADMSKYYKYAEELSFKLAKWCDSSFDKANRCVICSGGGGGIMAAANTGAALAGCETIGLNIKIPSEQKINPYVSDGLSMEFEYFMPRKFWFMYLAKAIIIFPGGFGTLDETFEALVLIQTGRQRTKLPLVLFGSQFWKNLINFDLLCDSGLVEPEAMNSLHFSDTVADSFDFVTKNIEKNICE from the coding sequence ATGCGTGATAGAGTTGAAGCTGTTGGCAGGGATATGGTTAGGCCAATTGAGCATATTAAGAACAAAGGCATTAGTGGTGCCATAGTGTTCTGGGGTTCAGCAAGGATTCCTAGTCCGGAAGAAGCCGCTAAGATGTTGACTGATAAGGCGATCAATGGCGATGCTATGCAGAAAGTGGCCGATATGTCCAAGTATTATAAATATGCAGAAGAATTGTCATTTAAGCTGGCAAAATGGTGTGATTCGTCCTTTGATAAGGCAAATCGTTGCGTAATTTGTTCTGGTGGAGGAGGTGGAATTATGGCTGCGGCTAACACCGGGGCAGCTCTGGCCGGTTGCGAAACCATTGGGTTAAACATAAAAATTCCGTCGGAACAAAAGATCAATCCCTATGTTAGTGATGGACTGAGCATGGAATTTGAGTACTTCATGCCGAGGAAGTTCTGGTTCATGTATCTGGCCAAAGCGATAATTATTTTCCCCGGAGGGTTTGGCACATTGGACGAGACCTTTGAGGCTTTGGTGCTCATTCAGACCGGTCGTCAAAGAACCAAATTGCCCTTGGTGCTTTTTGGATCGCAATTTTGGAAAAACCTCATAAATTTTGATTTGCTCTGCGATTCCGGCTTGGTTGAACCAGAAGCGATGAACAGTTTGCATTTTTCCGACACAGTGGCGGATTCTTTTGATTTTGTTACAAAAAATATCGAAAAAAATATCTGTGAATAA
- the ruvA gene encoding Holliday junction branch migration protein RuvA, whose translation MIVSVEGKLEEVGPVACVVNCGGMGYEVNVPLSVTENLPAIGSLVKLFIYAVYREDSQALYGFLDKSERDFFKVLVERVSGVGPKIALAMLSKFRAQDLKLAIRAKDIPRLSSIIGIGKKTAERMVIELSERLMQESVDKAGGFMIESNRTSGEMDAILALVSLGIRRNEAEKMVSSLVAKNAELSTEQLIRLALR comes from the coding sequence GTGATAGTTTCTGTAGAAGGTAAACTCGAGGAGGTAGGGCCGGTGGCCTGTGTGGTAAATTGCGGCGGCATGGGCTACGAAGTCAATGTGCCGCTGTCTGTTACGGAAAATCTTCCGGCCATTGGTTCATTGGTGAAATTGTTCATCTATGCTGTGTACAGAGAAGATAGCCAGGCATTGTACGGATTTTTAGATAAAAGTGAAAGAGATTTTTTCAAAGTTTTAGTGGAGAGGGTATCTGGTGTTGGCCCAAAGATCGCTTTGGCCATGTTGAGTAAATTCCGGGCACAGGATCTAAAATTGGCCATTAGAGCCAAAGATATACCTAGACTTTCCAGCATAATTGGCATTGGAAAAAAGACAGCCGAAAGAATGGTTATTGAACTTAGTGAAAGGTTGATGCAGGAATCCGTTGACAAAGCTGGTGGGTTTATGATAGAATCTAATCGTACAAGCGGCGAGATGGATGCAATTTTGGCATTAGTATCGCTGGGAATTCGACGTAATGAGGCAGAAAAAATGGTCAGCTCTCTGGTGGCCAAAAATGCCGAGCTGTCAACGGAGCAATTGATTAGGTTAGCATTGAGATGA